One segment of Primulina tabacum isolate GXHZ01 chromosome 14, ASM2559414v2, whole genome shotgun sequence DNA contains the following:
- the LOC142524163 gene encoding uncharacterized protein LOC142524163 isoform X1 — translation MVNSDKKSAAKADAAVIPAKPLKKATGKREAEEVVDKKNAKKKKELVEEKKIEIKTKKKVVKKKAETSSDDESSSESEKELKVKVSSKNGALKPDSGSEDSSGLEEDVSVPKKRPAAKNSHVAAAKKKDESIDESDSENETSSDDDFDVPKKAPAALTKNVPKPAAKKKDESSSSDDDFDVPKKAPADLTKNVPKPAAKKKDESSSDSDSEDETSSDEDVAAAKKAPALQAKNVTVAATKKEDKSIDDSDSEDETSSDDDVADAKKAPAAQAKNVLVAAIKKKEKSSDSDDETSSDEDVPAVKKALKSLTKTAPAASATKKDESNEDSVSEVETSSDEEAEASKKTATKHVTKKKVESSENSESDDESSSAEDEAPKKAVSLKRTTTEASQAKKNASSEDDSSDEESDDEEPQKKKIKAPVCLSDCVDTDVKMSDAASAKANLGKGGLQIEKTPRTPITPKEQSRGSKTLFVGNLSYSIEQADVENFFKDAGEIVEVRFSMFPDNTFRGFGHVEFATAAEAEKALRATNGKELLGRPVKLDLARERGSFTPHSGEKDTNSFQKGGRAQGQTVFVRGFDKNGEEDQIRSSLEDHFGSCGEISRVSLPKDQEGGFKGMAYIDFTESDGFNKALELNGSDIGEYTLTVEEAKPRNDASGGPRRGGRSGGGHSSGDRFGGRSGDRFGDSGRGGRFGNRGRSGGHFGDGSRGGRFSRGRGTPNKPSMAAAGTGKKTTFNDDE, via the exons ATGGTGAACTCTGATAAGAAGTCAGCCGCTAAG GCCGATGCTGCCGTTATTCCAGCCAAACCCTTGAAAAAAG CAACAGGAAAGCGAGAAGCTGAGGAAGTTGTAGATAAAAAGAACGCTAAGAAGAAGAAGGAGTTGGTGGAGGAAAAGAAGATTGAAATCAAGACTAAGAAGAAGGTTGTCAAAAAGAAAGCCGAGACATCATCTGATGATGAATCTTCTTCGGAGTCCGAGAAAGAACTGAAG GTTAAGGTATCTTCCAAGAATGGTGCCTTAAAACCGGACTCGGGATCTGAAGATAGTAGTGGTTTAGAGGAAGATGTCAGTGTACCTAAGAAGAGACCTGCAGCAAAAAATAGTCATGTGGCTGCTGCTAAGAAAAAAGACGAATCAATTGATGAGTCTGATTCTGAAAATGAAACTAGTTCTGACGATGATTTTGATGTGCCCAAGAAAGCCCCTGCAGCTCTAACAAAAAATGTACCTAAACCAGCTGCCAAGAAGAAAGACGAATCAAGCAGTTCTGACGATGATTTTGATGTGCCCAAGAAAGCCCCTGCAGATCTAACAAAAAATGTACCTAAACCAGCTGCCAAGAAGAAAGACGAATCAAGCAGTGATTCTGATTCTGAAGATGAAACTAGTTCTGATGAGGATGTTGCTGCAGCCAAGAAAGCTCCAGCACTTCAGGCTAAAAATGTCACTGTTGCTGCTACCAAGAAGGAAGATAAATCTATTGATGATTCTGATTCCGAAGATGAAACTAGTTCTGATGATGATGTTGCTGATGCCAAGAAAGCTCCTGCGGCTCAGGCTAAAAATGTCCTTGTAGCTGCTAtcaagaagaaagaaaaatctTCTGATTCTGATGATGAAACTAGTTCAGATGAGGATGTTCCTGCTGTGAAGAAAGCCCTTAAATCTCTCACCAAAACTGCCCCAGCAGCTTCTGCTACAAAGAAGGACGAGTCAAACGAAGATTCTGTTTCTGAAGTCGAAACAAGTTCTGATGAAGAAGCTGAAGCTTCCAAGAAAACTGCAACTAAACATGTGACCAAGAAGAAGGTTGAGTCAAGTGAGAATTCAGAATCCGATGATGAAAGCAGCAGCGCTGAAGATGAG GCTCCTAAAAAAGCTGTTTCTTTGAAGAGAACCACTACAGAAGCAAGCCAG GCAAAGAAAAATGCTAGCTCTGAAGATGATAGTTCGGATGAGGAAAGTGATGATGAGGAGCCTCAAAAGAAGAAGATCAAAGCTCCAGTATGTTTAAGTGATTGTGTG GATACTGACGTAAAAATGTCTGATGCTGCATCTGCAAAGGCGAATTTAGGGAAAGGAGGTTTGCAAATTGAAAAAACT CCCAGGACTCCAATCACTCCGAAAGAGCAATCAAGAGGATCTAAAACCCTGTTTGTTGGGAATCTGTCTTACTCTATTGAGCAAGCTGATGT TGAGAATTTTTTCAAAGATGCTGGGGAAATTGTTGAGGTTCGCTTTTCCATGTTCCCCGACAATACATTCAGGGGCTTTGGTCATGTTGAGTTTGCTACAGCAGCAGAAGCAGAGAAG GCCCTCCGCGCGACGAATGGTAAGGAGTTGCTGGGTCGTCCTGTGAAACTTGACCTTGCAAGAGAAAGGGGGTCCTTCACTCCGCATAGCGG TGAAAAGGATACGAATTCCTTCCAGAAGGGTGGTAGAGCTCAAGGACAAACAGTTTTTGTTCGTGGATTCGATAAAAACGGTGAAGAAGACCAG ATTAGGAGCtctttggaagatcattttggTTCCTGTGGTGAAATTTCTAGAGTCTCTCTTCCTAAAGATCAAGAGGGTGGTTTTAAGGG GATGGCTTATATCGATTTTACTGAGAGTGATGGCTTCAACAAAGCTTTAGAATTGAATGGTTCTGATATTGGAGAGTACACTTTGACTGTGGAGGAGGCGAAGCCTAGAAATGATGCCTCTGGTGGGCCCAGACGTGGTGGGAGAAGTGGCGGCGGGCACAGCTCCGGTGATAGGTTTGGTGGCCGCTCTGGAGACCGCTTTGGCGATAGTGGTCGTGGTGGCCGGTTCGGAAACCGTGGCCGCTCTGGAGGTCACTTTGGCGATGGTAGTCGTGGTGGCAGATTTAGCAGAGGACGTGGAACTCCCAACAAGCCGAGCATGGCTGCGGCTGGAACTG GGAAGAAAACAACCTTCAATGACGATGAGTAG
- the LOC142524163 gene encoding uncharacterized protein LOC142524163 isoform X2, with translation MVNSDKKSAAKADAAVIPAKPLKKGKREAEEVVDKKNAKKKKELVEEKKIEIKTKKKVVKKKAETSSDDESSSESEKELKVKVSSKNGALKPDSGSEDSSGLEEDVSVPKKRPAAKNSHVAAAKKKDESIDESDSENETSSDDDFDVPKKAPAALTKNVPKPAAKKKDESSSSDDDFDVPKKAPADLTKNVPKPAAKKKDESSSDSDSEDETSSDEDVAAAKKAPALQAKNVTVAATKKEDKSIDDSDSEDETSSDDDVADAKKAPAAQAKNVLVAAIKKKEKSSDSDDETSSDEDVPAVKKALKSLTKTAPAASATKKDESNEDSVSEVETSSDEEAEASKKTATKHVTKKKVESSENSESDDESSSAEDEAPKKAVSLKRTTTEASQAKKNASSEDDSSDEESDDEEPQKKKIKAPVCLSDCVDTDVKMSDAASAKANLGKGGLQIEKTPRTPITPKEQSRGSKTLFVGNLSYSIEQADVENFFKDAGEIVEVRFSMFPDNTFRGFGHVEFATAAEAEKALRATNGKELLGRPVKLDLARERGSFTPHSGEKDTNSFQKGGRAQGQTVFVRGFDKNGEEDQIRSSLEDHFGSCGEISRVSLPKDQEGGFKGMAYIDFTESDGFNKALELNGSDIGEYTLTVEEAKPRNDASGGPRRGGRSGGGHSSGDRFGGRSGDRFGDSGRGGRFGNRGRSGGHFGDGSRGGRFSRGRGTPNKPSMAAAGTGKKTTFNDDE, from the exons ATGGTGAACTCTGATAAGAAGTCAGCCGCTAAG GCCGATGCTGCCGTTATTCCAGCCAAACCCTTGAAAAAAG GAAAGCGAGAAGCTGAGGAAGTTGTAGATAAAAAGAACGCTAAGAAGAAGAAGGAGTTGGTGGAGGAAAAGAAGATTGAAATCAAGACTAAGAAGAAGGTTGTCAAAAAGAAAGCCGAGACATCATCTGATGATGAATCTTCTTCGGAGTCCGAGAAAGAACTGAAG GTTAAGGTATCTTCCAAGAATGGTGCCTTAAAACCGGACTCGGGATCTGAAGATAGTAGTGGTTTAGAGGAAGATGTCAGTGTACCTAAGAAGAGACCTGCAGCAAAAAATAGTCATGTGGCTGCTGCTAAGAAAAAAGACGAATCAATTGATGAGTCTGATTCTGAAAATGAAACTAGTTCTGACGATGATTTTGATGTGCCCAAGAAAGCCCCTGCAGCTCTAACAAAAAATGTACCTAAACCAGCTGCCAAGAAGAAAGACGAATCAAGCAGTTCTGACGATGATTTTGATGTGCCCAAGAAAGCCCCTGCAGATCTAACAAAAAATGTACCTAAACCAGCTGCCAAGAAGAAAGACGAATCAAGCAGTGATTCTGATTCTGAAGATGAAACTAGTTCTGATGAGGATGTTGCTGCAGCCAAGAAAGCTCCAGCACTTCAGGCTAAAAATGTCACTGTTGCTGCTACCAAGAAGGAAGATAAATCTATTGATGATTCTGATTCCGAAGATGAAACTAGTTCTGATGATGATGTTGCTGATGCCAAGAAAGCTCCTGCGGCTCAGGCTAAAAATGTCCTTGTAGCTGCTAtcaagaagaaagaaaaatctTCTGATTCTGATGATGAAACTAGTTCAGATGAGGATGTTCCTGCTGTGAAGAAAGCCCTTAAATCTCTCACCAAAACTGCCCCAGCAGCTTCTGCTACAAAGAAGGACGAGTCAAACGAAGATTCTGTTTCTGAAGTCGAAACAAGTTCTGATGAAGAAGCTGAAGCTTCCAAGAAAACTGCAACTAAACATGTGACCAAGAAGAAGGTTGAGTCAAGTGAGAATTCAGAATCCGATGATGAAAGCAGCAGCGCTGAAGATGAG GCTCCTAAAAAAGCTGTTTCTTTGAAGAGAACCACTACAGAAGCAAGCCAG GCAAAGAAAAATGCTAGCTCTGAAGATGATAGTTCGGATGAGGAAAGTGATGATGAGGAGCCTCAAAAGAAGAAGATCAAAGCTCCAGTATGTTTAAGTGATTGTGTG GATACTGACGTAAAAATGTCTGATGCTGCATCTGCAAAGGCGAATTTAGGGAAAGGAGGTTTGCAAATTGAAAAAACT CCCAGGACTCCAATCACTCCGAAAGAGCAATCAAGAGGATCTAAAACCCTGTTTGTTGGGAATCTGTCTTACTCTATTGAGCAAGCTGATGT TGAGAATTTTTTCAAAGATGCTGGGGAAATTGTTGAGGTTCGCTTTTCCATGTTCCCCGACAATACATTCAGGGGCTTTGGTCATGTTGAGTTTGCTACAGCAGCAGAAGCAGAGAAG GCCCTCCGCGCGACGAATGGTAAGGAGTTGCTGGGTCGTCCTGTGAAACTTGACCTTGCAAGAGAAAGGGGGTCCTTCACTCCGCATAGCGG TGAAAAGGATACGAATTCCTTCCAGAAGGGTGGTAGAGCTCAAGGACAAACAGTTTTTGTTCGTGGATTCGATAAAAACGGTGAAGAAGACCAG ATTAGGAGCtctttggaagatcattttggTTCCTGTGGTGAAATTTCTAGAGTCTCTCTTCCTAAAGATCAAGAGGGTGGTTTTAAGGG GATGGCTTATATCGATTTTACTGAGAGTGATGGCTTCAACAAAGCTTTAGAATTGAATGGTTCTGATATTGGAGAGTACACTTTGACTGTGGAGGAGGCGAAGCCTAGAAATGATGCCTCTGGTGGGCCCAGACGTGGTGGGAGAAGTGGCGGCGGGCACAGCTCCGGTGATAGGTTTGGTGGCCGCTCTGGAGACCGCTTTGGCGATAGTGGTCGTGGTGGCCGGTTCGGAAACCGTGGCCGCTCTGGAGGTCACTTTGGCGATGGTAGTCGTGGTGGCAGATTTAGCAGAGGACGTGGAACTCCCAACAAGCCGAGCATGGCTGCGGCTGGAACTG GGAAGAAAACAACCTTCAATGACGATGAGTAG
- the LOC142524163 gene encoding uncharacterized protein LOC142524163 isoform X3, translating to MVNSDKKSAAKADAAVIPAKPLKKATGKREAEEVVDKKNAKKKKELVEEKKIEIKTKKKVVKKKAETSSDDESSSESEKELKVKVSSKNGALKPDSGSEDSSGLEEDVSVPKKRPAAKNSHVAAAKKKDESIDESDSENETSSDDDFDVPKKAPAALTKNVPKPAAKKKDESSSSDDDFDVPKKAPADLTKNVPKPAAKKKDESSSDSDSEDETSSDEDVAAAKKAPALQAKNVTVAATKKEDKSIDDSDSEDETSSDDDVADAKKAPAAQAKNVLVAAIKKKEKSSDSDDETSSDEDVPAVKKALKSLTKTAPAASATKKDESNEDSVSEVETSSDEEAEASKKTATKHVTKKKVESSENSESDDESSSAEDEAPKKAVSLKRTTTEASQAKKNASSEDDSSDEESDDEEPQKKKIKAPDTDVKMSDAASAKANLGKGGLQIEKTPRTPITPKEQSRGSKTLFVGNLSYSIEQADVENFFKDAGEIVEVRFSMFPDNTFRGFGHVEFATAAEAEKALRATNGKELLGRPVKLDLARERGSFTPHSGEKDTNSFQKGGRAQGQTVFVRGFDKNGEEDQIRSSLEDHFGSCGEISRVSLPKDQEGGFKGMAYIDFTESDGFNKALELNGSDIGEYTLTVEEAKPRNDASGGPRRGGRSGGGHSSGDRFGGRSGDRFGDSGRGGRFGNRGRSGGHFGDGSRGGRFSRGRGTPNKPSMAAAGTGKKTTFNDDE from the exons ATGGTGAACTCTGATAAGAAGTCAGCCGCTAAG GCCGATGCTGCCGTTATTCCAGCCAAACCCTTGAAAAAAG CAACAGGAAAGCGAGAAGCTGAGGAAGTTGTAGATAAAAAGAACGCTAAGAAGAAGAAGGAGTTGGTGGAGGAAAAGAAGATTGAAATCAAGACTAAGAAGAAGGTTGTCAAAAAGAAAGCCGAGACATCATCTGATGATGAATCTTCTTCGGAGTCCGAGAAAGAACTGAAG GTTAAGGTATCTTCCAAGAATGGTGCCTTAAAACCGGACTCGGGATCTGAAGATAGTAGTGGTTTAGAGGAAGATGTCAGTGTACCTAAGAAGAGACCTGCAGCAAAAAATAGTCATGTGGCTGCTGCTAAGAAAAAAGACGAATCAATTGATGAGTCTGATTCTGAAAATGAAACTAGTTCTGACGATGATTTTGATGTGCCCAAGAAAGCCCCTGCAGCTCTAACAAAAAATGTACCTAAACCAGCTGCCAAGAAGAAAGACGAATCAAGCAGTTCTGACGATGATTTTGATGTGCCCAAGAAAGCCCCTGCAGATCTAACAAAAAATGTACCTAAACCAGCTGCCAAGAAGAAAGACGAATCAAGCAGTGATTCTGATTCTGAAGATGAAACTAGTTCTGATGAGGATGTTGCTGCAGCCAAGAAAGCTCCAGCACTTCAGGCTAAAAATGTCACTGTTGCTGCTACCAAGAAGGAAGATAAATCTATTGATGATTCTGATTCCGAAGATGAAACTAGTTCTGATGATGATGTTGCTGATGCCAAGAAAGCTCCTGCGGCTCAGGCTAAAAATGTCCTTGTAGCTGCTAtcaagaagaaagaaaaatctTCTGATTCTGATGATGAAACTAGTTCAGATGAGGATGTTCCTGCTGTGAAGAAAGCCCTTAAATCTCTCACCAAAACTGCCCCAGCAGCTTCTGCTACAAAGAAGGACGAGTCAAACGAAGATTCTGTTTCTGAAGTCGAAACAAGTTCTGATGAAGAAGCTGAAGCTTCCAAGAAAACTGCAACTAAACATGTGACCAAGAAGAAGGTTGAGTCAAGTGAGAATTCAGAATCCGATGATGAAAGCAGCAGCGCTGAAGATGAG GCTCCTAAAAAAGCTGTTTCTTTGAAGAGAACCACTACAGAAGCAAGCCAG GCAAAGAAAAATGCTAGCTCTGAAGATGATAGTTCGGATGAGGAAAGTGATGATGAGGAGCCTCAAAAGAAGAAGATCAAAGCTCCA GATACTGACGTAAAAATGTCTGATGCTGCATCTGCAAAGGCGAATTTAGGGAAAGGAGGTTTGCAAATTGAAAAAACT CCCAGGACTCCAATCACTCCGAAAGAGCAATCAAGAGGATCTAAAACCCTGTTTGTTGGGAATCTGTCTTACTCTATTGAGCAAGCTGATGT TGAGAATTTTTTCAAAGATGCTGGGGAAATTGTTGAGGTTCGCTTTTCCATGTTCCCCGACAATACATTCAGGGGCTTTGGTCATGTTGAGTTTGCTACAGCAGCAGAAGCAGAGAAG GCCCTCCGCGCGACGAATGGTAAGGAGTTGCTGGGTCGTCCTGTGAAACTTGACCTTGCAAGAGAAAGGGGGTCCTTCACTCCGCATAGCGG TGAAAAGGATACGAATTCCTTCCAGAAGGGTGGTAGAGCTCAAGGACAAACAGTTTTTGTTCGTGGATTCGATAAAAACGGTGAAGAAGACCAG ATTAGGAGCtctttggaagatcattttggTTCCTGTGGTGAAATTTCTAGAGTCTCTCTTCCTAAAGATCAAGAGGGTGGTTTTAAGGG GATGGCTTATATCGATTTTACTGAGAGTGATGGCTTCAACAAAGCTTTAGAATTGAATGGTTCTGATATTGGAGAGTACACTTTGACTGTGGAGGAGGCGAAGCCTAGAAATGATGCCTCTGGTGGGCCCAGACGTGGTGGGAGAAGTGGCGGCGGGCACAGCTCCGGTGATAGGTTTGGTGGCCGCTCTGGAGACCGCTTTGGCGATAGTGGTCGTGGTGGCCGGTTCGGAAACCGTGGCCGCTCTGGAGGTCACTTTGGCGATGGTAGTCGTGGTGGCAGATTTAGCAGAGGACGTGGAACTCCCAACAAGCCGAGCATGGCTGCGGCTGGAACTG GGAAGAAAACAACCTTCAATGACGATGAGTAG